Below is a genomic region from Fulvia fulva chromosome 13, complete sequence.
CGTTCTGGTATGGGAACAGTGACTTCGTGAGATGTGCCGTGATCATCTGGCCGACACTGTAGGCATTGATCAAGCCTGCGTAGAGGACGAAGGGGATGAGGTGGTCTCGAAGGATGGTCGGCTGCAGAGCCAGGTATGCTGCGATCAGACCCCAGGAGGCGAAGAACGGGACCAAGCCGAACAACGCTTCTTGCGGATTCTCACCACGCTTTCGTTTGGCCGCCATGACGTTGTTGGCACTGTTCAAGTATTAGCAAATGTCCATTCGAGAGCGTGTATTCTGACTGACCTGTCCAGCAAAGTAAACACCAACACAACCCCGCCATACACCATATAAAAGTCCCCAAAATCCATCGTATACACCAGCTCCGGCATCCACTCGGACCTCGGAACCCCCAAGGCCCACAACATCGGCTGCTGCCAATAGCTTCCACCTCCCATATACGCCGTGACCCCATACACCACACAAAGCGTCAAGATCCCCTCCACAGGACCCGAGATATACCCCAACGTAAGCGTCTTCGTATGATACTCATCCCAAGTTTGCACGTAAAATGTAAGCAAACATGCAAAAAGCACCAACACAGTCCTCCACGCCTGTCCGAAGTTCATCGCCGCCGCGAATAAGAGCACCTCCAAGCTCGTATTCAACGCGTCGACGCCATGATCGAAGAGTTCTCCCAAGGGCCCACTCTGGTTCGTCCGTCTCGCTTGGCTTCCATCAATAGCATCAAGGGATTGGTACAGGAAGAGCCCAATAGACCAGCTGGCGTAGACCCATGAGGGGCAGTCTTGATCCAGATTGGGGCTGAAGTAGAGCATTGTAAGGATGTTGACTATGACGAAGCCGAAGCCTGTCAGAGTGATGGCGTTGGGAGCCATGGAGAGGGGGAAGAGTTTGATGATTTGCGACCACCAGTATGGTTTCAGGACATATCGGGAGACCAGACTTTTGTCCACGCCTGTGAGTGATCAGCTTCGTTTTATGTTATCGTAGGGGTGGTTGGAGGTGTACCTACCAGAGTACTCATACTCCTTCAGGCGTGGGAGTTGTTCTTGCCTGATGTACATTTTTGCTGCTGTGTCTCAGTCGCGATAAGAAGGATATCAGTACATTCAGTACATTCAAAAGATCTGCCGAACGGGAAGATCTCAAGGCAATGTTGTCGTCGGTGAGATGAGGAATAACAGGTCACGACACGTGAAAGAACGCGTTGGAAAGATTCCGAAAGGCGCGTCACTTTTCGCTGTCGGCAGTCGGCAGCTAGAACCTAAAGTGCTGGGACTTGGCATCTGCATAGCATCTTCTGCAGAACGACTCGCTCTCACATTGACCCTTGTGCTATGTCGACCTGCTCCTACTCAAGGCAGTGGGCAGTGTACCCGTATCCTTTGACAGCACATTGAAGGCACCGCGGCCGCACATCAAAGCTTAATTGCGTAGGTAATCAAAGTAAATCTTGACTCCCCCGGCATCGTGGTCCGCGGCGCCCGCACCACTTGATCCTATACTCATCTCGCCCACTTCATGGGCCGACCATTTCCTTCGTGGGGAGTGGCATTCAGACGTTGCAGCGTATGGGTAGCATGGCACCACGTCTGAGCCATAAGAAGACGCGCACCGTACGTATCACCACACGACCGTCTCATATGTTGTTGCTGACGCCCCGGATCTGTAGGGCTGTATACGGTGTAAGGCTCGGAAGGTGAAGGTAAGCTATATCGATGAAACTTCGCTATCGGATTCGTACTGATTGATGGCAGTGCGACGAAGCGCGACCAAAATGCGGTGCATGTACCCGCCACGCTGTGCATTGCGAGTACCCTCCGTCTCCGTATGCAGACCACCGGAGTCCCTCCCAAAATGGAGCCGGCGAAAGTTCCGCCGAGCACATCATGGAGATGCGGCTGATGCACGAATGGATCGTGTATACTTGCCACACCTTGTCTACAACCTGGGAGTTCTGGAAGTATCAAGCGCCTCTACTAGCCTTCGAGCATCGATATGTTTTGGACGCAATGCTGGCTGTGACAGCGCTGTATGCATCCCGGCAGAAGCCGCGGGTCTGGTCTTCGCTCGAAGGGAAGATGTATGACGTCGGCGACGATGATTCTAACAGCACTCCCATCATCGAGGCGGCGCTGCAGAATGGCTGGAAGAAAGCGACACAATCTCGGCAGTATCAGCTTGGTGCGCCAGGTCCGCAGCACATTATTGTAAGGTCGGACAATGCTGGTGAGATGCTGGAAATCTCAAGAAAGTACTTCGCTCGTGCCTTAGAGGGGCATCAACGGGCGGTGGCGAATATCACGAAAGACAATGCTAGAGCATCGTACCTCTGCTCAATCCTGGTCTGCTACTACTCGTTATTCACACTGAGTGAAGGCTCAGATGAGAACGACTCACTAATGCTGGATCCAATGAAGTGGTTCAGGTTGTCTCGCGGGACTGTCTTCATCATCGAGCAGTGGCGTGAAATATCAGGGGAAACCTGGTTTGCTGAAGGTAAGCACCGTCGGGATATCTTGATGGCTTGAACCATGACTGATCTCGGTACAGCTGGCGGCATGTACGGCGAACCAGATCTCTCAGACAGCGAGGAGCTGTTCCGTCCGATACACCAAGAACCCTTCAAATACCTGCTCGCCCCAGTCAACGGCGAAGAGATTGCCGACGAAGACCGCGAAGCCTACGAACACACGGTCGCATACATTGGCCTGATGTACAAGGGCATCGTACAAAATCTCGACTCTCCTCTAGCGACTGGCCGTAGAGTCATCGCAATGCCTGCCAGAGTGCCTCTCCGCTTTGGAGACTTGGTGGAAGCGAACCAGCCGCGAGCTATCGCTGTCCTCGCGCATTGTTTCGCGTCGATGAAGCTGGCTGAAGAACGATTTCCGTGGTTCAAGGGGATTGCTGATCAACAGGTTTCGAAGGCGTGTGTGGCGTTGCCGGAATCGTGGAGCGCGATGGCACAGTGGCCGCTTGAGGTGGTGAGGAGTGGGAGTGGGATTGGTCGTGTAAGTGAAGGGAAGCCGTCATGAGTGTGCCTTCCTGGAACTGCAGCTCGCGTAACGCTAGTGCGCGCGACGTTGACAAGGATGTCGGATGGCAGCTGCTTTCACGCCcttccttcttcttcttccaACGCAACTTTGCTACTCAGCAACAACACAACAGCGCACTACACACAGTCGTCCAGCATACCGAAGCCACTATTATGGCCACAACCAATACGCTCGCCACTTTGCCGGCTGAGATGTCCGAAAGAATCGCTCAAGCTGCCGACAAGTTTGATCTACCTGCACTTCGTCTAGTGTCTCGAGAGTGTGACACCAAGTCACTGCGCACAATTACGCAGGCTCACTTCACGCGCCGCAGCGTGCTACTGATGGACGTCGCAAGTCTGGAAGACGCCATCTACCTCTCCAAACATGGCATTTTTGGCAAAGCTGTTCAGCACTTGTCCATCTGCATGGATGACATGCCACCAATACCCGACGGTCCCAGGCAGTACTCGCTACCTCTCAAGAAGGCGGACCGTACCAAGGCAGGCAACTTTCACAACGCTCTCCTGCAGCGCGCCGTGTCCAGAGCCTCCAACGCTGCTTTCAATGCACTGACCGTGCTGCTGCTGCATCTTCGGAACAACGTCACCACGATCGACATCGCCGACATCTTCACCGTTGTCAACCAGGACAAAGAGCGAGCGCCAGCCATGGACGACGATACTCGCGAGTTCTTGACCATCCCAAATCGCGACGAGCTTGAGATGTTTTTCAACTTCATCCTAGAAGCTCTCGCCGCGACAGAGGTACCGATCCAAGAGCTGAGGATCCGCCAGAGATACCTAATCTTACAGCCGGATCGGATTAAGGAGAAGAGGATGTTTTCGAAGGTTATGATGACAATCAAGACTTTGGAGCTCGCCACTTGCGTAGAGGAAGGCGCGATCACCACTGACATCGACGACTTCGTCAAAGTCCTGGCCTCAGCGCCCGTACTGCAAAATCTGAAGCTCAAAGTTGCCAGCGAAAACTACCATTGCTGGCATCTTGACGACTTCGACGCGGACTCGACGACCCTTGTGCAATTGATCACCCTGCGACAATTCCAGAAACTGGAGCGCTTCATCATCAAAGGTGCCACTCTTGGCGCTCGCGCGATTGCGGGCTGGGCGAAGAAGCAGCTGGCCCTTTGCTACCTCGAGCTGGATCATATCACGCTTCAGGACGCTTATCAGCTTGAGTCAGAGTACGGCGATGTGAGAGAGGCAATCACGCGGCTAAGTGGCTCGGCAGATGTCAAGATGGGTCGCTTCATTGGTTAGGAATGACAGTCCGCGATAACGGCATTCTTCATAGAACGAAGTAACAAGCGGAGGAGCGCTGCACATTGGCGCGAGCGACAAATGTGACCACCAGACTGAGTGGAGAGCCCAGCTCTTGTCCACAAAATACTAGCAATTCTAATCACAAACTCATATCATCCCACACCTCCTTATCCCGTTTCGCAAGCGCGAATGGCAATATATGACACCCGCCCTCAACCCCATCCGGACACACATCCTTTCTATCCAAGCCCTTAAAAGCCGGCCCCGTCGGTCCTCCAACATATTCACACAACGCATCGATTCCAAAAGCGCACTTCTGCCTCTCATCATCTTCAGGAATCTTAGCATCACCCCAGTGGCCTGTGAAGTAAAGCCAATTGGTCGGTTCGTCGTTGTAAGGCGCGAAGCTCTTCGACGAAACATCGTAGCTGTAGTAATACGCCGAAGCAATCGGATCCCAGAGCGCGCCAGCATCAGTGTGGTCCTCAATCGGTCCAAACGGTAAGTTCACCCCCGGAATCGTATGATCGTGATTCCCATCCGTGGCATAATTCGCATGCGTCCCATTCGCTACATACACCAAAGGTCTCACACCATCGGCCCCCTTTTTGGTCGCCTGGTAGGTAAACGCCTGGCCCCGAGAGTGCTGACTATACCAGATCGCCTGCGGGACTCCAGCCACGAAACGGACCATGGTGTGTTCCCAGTCGCCTACGTGGTTGCCCACGTTGAGACCGAAATACACCCCGCCGAAATCGAAGGCGTAGAAGTAGAAGTAGAAGGCGTCGAGGATGCCGCCGCCCTTCTGGACTGTGATGACGGCTGATGAGGTGGCGCCGTTGGTTTTGCCTTGTGCATCGGGCAGTACGC
It encodes:
- a CDS encoding Putative vacuolar protein sorting-associated protein TDA6; translation: MLSLALLSLALTATAAPLEPRQAPSNVPDFVVKFAPIAYLHTEEKYNPSDISTQLFNTHPAINRTTTTAGPNPLTLDNLNNLNTIANSGSPGGEDIFLTSNADPTTDPRPEYLYGVLPDAQGKTNGATSSAVITVQKGGGILDAFYFYFYAFDFGGVYFGLNVGNHVGDWEHTMVRFVAGVPQAIWYSQHSRGQAFTYQATKKGADGVRPLVYVANGTHANYATDGNHDHTIPGVNLPFGPIEDHTDAGALWDPIASAYYYSYDVSSKSFAPYNDEPTNWLYFTGHWGDAKIPEDDERQKCAFGIDALCEYVGGPTGPAFKGLDRKDVCPDGVEGGCHILPFALAKRDKEVWDDMSL
- a CDS encoding Zn(2)-C6 fungal-type transcription factor afumD encodes the protein MGSMAPRLSHKKTRTGCIRCKARKVKCDEARPKCGACTRHAVHCEYPPSPYADHRSPSQNGAGESSAEHIMEMRLMHEWIVYTCHTLSTTWEFWKYQAPLLAFEHRYVLDAMLAVTALYASRQKPRVWSSLEGKMYDVGDDDSNSTPIIEAALQNGWKKATQSRQYQLGAPGPQHIIVRSDNAGEMLEISRKYFARALEGHQRAVANITKDNARASYLCSILVCYYSLFTLSEGSDENDSLMLDPMKWFRLSRGTVFIIEQWREISGETWFAEAGGMYGEPDLSDSEELFRPIHQEPFKYLLAPVNGEEIADEDREAYEHTVAYIGLMYKGIVQNLDSPLATGRRVIAMPARVPLRFGDLVEANQPRAIAVLAHCFASMKLAEERFPWFKGIADQQVSKACVALPESWSAMAQWPLEVVRSGSGIGRVSEGKPS